The genomic window GTTACGATTGACCCGCAACCCACGGACGCGCTACGCCTTTTCCGGCGCAGATGGTAGCAGCCCCGTCATGTAAACCGGGGTGAGCGAGAGAGGATGCATATGGCCGAGTTCGAACGCGAATCGATGGAATATGACGTGGTGATCGTGGGGGCCGGCCCTGCCGGGTTGTCCGCCGCAATCCGGCTCAAGCAGCTTGATGCGGATTTGAACGTGGTCGTGCTGGAAAAGGGCTCCGAGGTCGGCGCGCATATCCTGTCAGGCGCGGTGCTGGACCCGGCTGGTCTGGACAGGCTGATCCCCGACTGGCGCGACAAGGATGCCCCGATCAATGTGCCCGTGCGCAAGGACCAGTTTTATATGCTGGGCCAGGGCGGTGCGATGCGCATCCCCAATTTCATCATGCCGCGGCTGATGAACAACCATGGCAATTACATCGTCTCGATGGGCAATGTCTGTCGGTGGATGGCGGAACAGGCCGAAGGGTTGGGGGTGGAAATCTTCCCCGGCATGGCCTGTTCAGAACTGGTGTATGACGGTGCCGGTGGTGTCAAAGGCGTTGTCGCAGGCGAGTTCGGCAAGAACGCCGATGGCACCCCGTCTGACGCCTATGAGCCGGGGATGGAACTGCACGGGAAATACGTGCTGTTGGGCGAAGGCGTGCGCGGCTCCCTCAGCAAGGAAGTTATCGCCAAATATGATCTGAGCGAGGGGCGCAGCCCGCAGAAATTCGGTCTGGGCATGAAAGAGATCTGGGAGATCGACCCTGACAAGCACCGCGAGGGCAGCGTAACCCACACGATGGGCTGGCCGCTTGGGTCAAATGCCGGTGGCGGGTCATTTATCTATCATCTTGAGAACAATCAGGTTTATGTGGGTTTCGTTGTCCATCTGAACTATGAAAACCCCTATCTCTCCCCCTATATGGAGTTTCAGCGGTTTAAACATCACCCGATGGTGGCTGAACTTCTGGAAGGCGGCAAACGCATCGCCTACGGGGCCCGTGCGATCAGCGAAGGCGGCTGGCAGTCGATGCCGAAAGCCGCGTTTCCCGGCGGGGCGCTGTTGGGGTGCAGTGTCGGACTGGTGAATGTGCCGCGGATCAAGGGCAATCATAATGCGATGCTGTCGGGGATTGCGGTGGCCGAAGCAGCCCATGCCGCCATTGCCGAAGGCCGGGCGGGAGATACGCTGGAGGCCTATGAGAGTGAATTGCGCAGCGGCCCGATCGCCAAAGACCTCAAACGCGTGCGCAATGTCAAACCGCTCTGGTCGCGTTTTGGGCTGACCGGCGGGCTGTTTCTGGGCGGCATGGATATGTGGGTGGCCAATATCACCGGGGTCACGTTGCTTGGCACCCTGCGCCATCACAAGACCGATGCGGAACACACCGGCAAAGCCGCCGATTACCAGCCCATCGCCTATCCCAAACCTGACGGTGTTCTGTCTTTCGACCGGCTGACCAATGTCAGCTTCTCGATGACCAATCACGAGGAAAGCCAGCCCCCGCATCTGCATCTGGCCGACCCGTCCATTCCGATTTCGGTCAACCTGCCGGACTATGCCGAACCTGCGCAGCGATATTGCCCGGCAGGTGTCTATGAGGTGGTCGAGGAAGGGGGCAAAGACCCGCGTTTTGTGATCAACTTCCAGAACTGCGTGCATTGCAAGACCTGCGATATCAAAGACCCCAGCCAGAATATCAACTGGACCGTGCCGCAAGGCGGGGATGGGCCGAACTACCCCAATATGTGACCCGTAGCAGATAGGTCGCGGGCTGGTCCGAGATGCGAATGCGCCGCAGAGGGTGGAAAACTCGAGTTTTCCACACGGAATTCTGGAGAATTCCGGCGATCACGGTTTGCAGTCATCCGAAGGCAGAGGTGGCGAAGAAACGGGTCATTCCACCTCTCTGTGGGACTGAACACCTGACCAAGCGCCCCGAGAAGCACCTCCGCCGCGCCAGCGTAGATTGGCACGTGGATGAGACTTACCTCCGTGTCGGCGGAAAGTGGCGCTACCTCTGGCGTGCTGTTGACGCAAACGGCCAGATGGTCGACTTCCGGTTAGACCGCGCGGCGGGATGCAAAAGCCGCCAAGGCCTTTCTGAACAAAGCGATTGAGCGTGTCCGTCTCCCCCGGCCCGTCACAATCGTGACCGACAAGGCGCAGGCATATCGGCGCGTTATTCGCGAAATCAACCATCGTTATGATCCGCATTTGACAGCATTCGACATATTGACCAAAAGTGGCGAAGCAATTTGATCGAAAGCGATCACGCCGCAATGATGCGACTATTGGGATACCGACAGAACTTTCGTTCCTTGCGAACGGCGAAAGCAACCCTGAGCGGGATAGAGACTTTACGCACCATCAAGCGCGGCCACATTCATCATAAACAAGCTGCTGTTCAGGGAGAGACCCTGTTCATCTCTCAGATGTTCGAAGCCGCATAATCCGCTGCAAACAAAAAACGCAAGACCAGCCTCAACCGATTAATGCAACAGTCCCCGTTCAACACGTGAGCCCTCAGGCCACCATCTGTTCGGCCCAATCCGGTTGCACTGGCCACGGTACGGATCATCGAAATCGCGGGCACAGCCCTTGGGATCGACGCGATTGACGCCTTTGACGGCACCCCGGTTCTGGATATCAAGCCCTGGATCGCCTCGGTCGATATGCCGCCGGGCTGGCACCCCGACGCATAAGCCCCTATATCCCGCCCCCATGGCCCAGACAAAATCAGACCCCAACTATAAGGTGATCGCCGAAAACCGGCGGGCGCGGTATGATTATGCGATTGAGGATGATCTGGAGGTCGGGATCATTCTGGAAGGCTCCGAGGTCAAATCCCTGCGTGCGGGAGGCTCGAACATCGCGGAAAGCTACGCCGCCGTGGAGGAAGGGGAACTGTGGCTGGTGAACAGCTATATCGCGCCCTATCTGCAGGCCAAGACCTTCGGTCATGAAGAACGGCGCCGGCGCAAGCTTCTGGCCAGTCGCAAAGAAGTGTCCAAGCTTTGGAACGCGACCCAGAGGGAGGGTATGACCCTGGTTCCGCTGGTGATGTATTTCAACCATCGCGGGCTGGTGAAGATGAAGATCGGCATCGCCAAGGGCAAGAAAAACCACGACAAACGCGCGAGCGAGGCAAAGCGGGACTGGCAAAGGCAAAAGGCCCGGCTGCTGCGCGAAGGGTGACCTGTGTCTTTCCCGGCACAAATTGCACGGTCTTGCCAGTGCAGGGCCGAATGCGTAGGGCTATTTTCCAGACACCCGATCCTGAGAAAGAGGCCCGCCCATGTCTGCAGATGACCCCAAAACCCTGGTTTCCACCGGCTGGCTGGCGTCGCATCTGAACGACCCTGATCTGCGGGTGATCGACGCCTCCTATTATCTGCCCGATATGGGCCGTGATGCGATGGCGGAATATCACGCCGACCATATCCCCGGCGCGCGGTTCTTCGATATAGACGAGATCAGCGACCATCGCAGCGCCCTGCCGCATATGGCGCCGCCGGTAGAGAAATTCATGTCACGCATGCGGGCCATGGGTGTGGGGGATGGCCATCAGGTTGTGGTCTATGATGGTGCGGGCCTGTTTTCGGCGGCGCGGGTCTGGTGGCTGTTCCGGTTGATGGGCAAATCGGACATCGCGGTGCTGGATGGCGGGTTTCCGAAATGGCAGGCCGAGGGGCGCGAGACCGAGGATATGCCCCCGGTACTGCGTGACCGGCATATGACCGTGCAGCGTCAGGCGCATCTGGTGAAGGATGTGACCCAGGTTGCCTCGGCCTCGAAACTGGGGGACTGGCAGGTGGTCGATGCCCGCGCGCCTTCGCGTTTCAAAGGCGCCGAGCCCGAGGCGCGGCCGGGTCTGCGCGCCGGGCATATCCCCGGGTCGCTGAATGTGCATTACGCCACCCTGCTGAATGCGGATGGGACGATGAAACCGAAAGCCGCGCTGAAAGCCGCGTTCGAGGATGCGGGCGTGGATCTGGGCAAGCGGGTCATCACCACCTGCGGCTCCGGCGTGACGGCGGCGATACTGATGCTGGCGCTGGAGAGGCTGGGCCACCGGGATGCAGCGCTTTACGATGGGTCCTGGGCCGAATGGGGCCAGTTCGATCAATTGAAGGTTGCCACCGGATGAGCCTGCTGAAGGCCGGCACATCGCTGCCCTATACCATCACCTATCTGGAAATGCGCCAGCCGCCCGGGGCTGCGGCCCCGGTGCTGCCGGAAGACACAAGGCTGGAACAGGCCATATCCCCCCCGGTCTGGTATTTTCTGGCGCTTTATGACGCGGTCGGGCGGGCCTATGAATGGCAGGACAAACACAGGGAAGACCCCGAAACCCTGCGCGCCTTTGTACAGCACCCGCAGGTTGAGCTGCGCACGCTTCTGAAAGACGGCTGGCCGCAGGGGTTCTTTCAGCTTGATTTCCGCAAGCCGGGTGTCTGCGATCTGGCCTATTTCGGCATGGTGCCCGAGGCGGTGGGCAAGGGCCTGGGTGGTCTTTTGCTGAAAACGGCCATCGCCATCGGATGGGCCGGGGCAGGTGTTGAAAAGATGACGGTCAACACCTGTACGCTGGACCATCCGCGTGCGCTTGGCCTGTACCAGAGTGCCGGGTTTGTTCCGGTCAGAACGGTTGAACGGACCTGTATCCTGACCCGTGACCGCGATCCGTCCCGTTTTCCTGTTTAAGGCGTTCCAATGTTCGATAGCCTGACCCCGCCCGAAACCGACAAAATCCTGCGCCTGATGGCGATGTTTGCCGATGATGACCGGCCCGGGAAAATTGATCTGGGCGTCGGCGTCTATCGCACGCCCGATGGGCGCACCCCGGTCATGGCTGCCGTGAAACAGGCGGAGGAGCGGATCTGGAACAGCCAGGACACCAAAACCTATCTGGGTCTTGCCGGTGATCCGGGGTTTCTTGCGGCAATGCGCCGGCTGATCCTGGACGATGCGGTGCCCGCCGCACGAGTCGCGGCCCTTGCCACCCCGGGGGGCACCGGCGCGGTGCGGCAGGTTCTGGAACTGACCAAACGCCTGAATCCAGAGGCAACCATCTGGATCAGCACGCCGACCTGGGCCAATCACCCGTCGATCATTGACTATCTGGGTCTGAGCCGACGCGATTACCGGTATTATGATGCGGCAACCGGGACACTCGACCGCGAGGGCATGCTGGCCGATCTGGCGGCCGCGAAACCGGGTGATCTGGTCCTGCTGCATGGCTGCTGCCACAACCCCACGGGCGTGGATCTGACGATGGAGGATTGGCAGGCGATTGGCGCCGTCCTGCAAAAAACCGGTGCGATCCCGTTCATCGACATCGCCTATATGGGCTTTGCCGAAGGGTTGGAGGCGGATGCGCGGGGCACAAGATATCTGGCCGGGCTGCTGCCCGAGATGCTGATCGCGACCAGTTGTTCCAAGAATTTCGGGCTCTACCGTGATCGGGTGGGCAGTGTTCTGGCCATCTCCGCCAATGAAACCAGTCAATCCGCAGTGCAGGCCGTGCTGGCCTATCTCAACCGGCAGAACTATGCCTTCCCGCCCGATCACGGCGCGCGGGTGGTGCAGACAATACTGGATGACCCGGCGCTGAGAGATATCTGGCGGGATGAGCTGCGCCGCATGCGCGACGGCATGAACACGGCCCGTCTTGCACTGGCCGAGGCCTTGCGGGGCGCGGCAGGCTCGGACCGGTTCGGCTTTCTTGCGGCCCATCGGGGTATGTTCTCACTCATCGGTGCCACGCCGGATCAGGTTGAGACCCTGCGCGAAGATCATGCCATCTATCTTGTCGGGGATGGCCGCATGAATATTGCGGGCCTGGCCCCAGATACGATCCCGCAGGTTGCCGGGGCGCTGGTGAAAACCCTGACCTGACGGCATTGGGTCGGTATGACGGGATGGTGCTGTGGCAATCCAAAGTCAGCCCTTGCCACAGGGTGCTGAGGGGTCTATGCCGCGCCATCGCCCGATCCCGGGCCAAGTCTCCGGCCACCTTGTCAAAACGGACCCTGAAATGACCCGCACTTATTTGCCCGGCGTGATCGCCATGGCGGCAATTGTCGTCGCCTCCAACATTCTTGTCCAATTCCTGTTCGGCCAATGGCTGACCTGGGGGGCATTCACCTACCCGCTGGCCTTTCTGGTCACCGATATCATGAACCGCGTCTATGGCGTGTCGGCGGCAAGACGGGTTGTTTTCACCGGGTTTCTGGTGGGGGTGGCCTGTTCCCTGATCGGCACGCAGATCATCGGGGAATTCGGCCCGCTGGTGACATTGCGCATCGCAATCGGCTCGGGCATCGCGTTTCTGACGGCGCAGCTTCTGGATGTTGCCATCTTTGACCGGATGCGCGGCGGCACCTGGTGGAAAGCACCGGTTACCTCAACGATTATAGGGTCTTCGGTGGATACGGCCCTGTTCTTCACCATTGCGTTTTCGGGGGTGCTGACATTCCTTGAACCGGCCAATGATGTCAGTTGGGCGGCCGAGACCCTGCCGCTTCTGGGTGTTGGCCCGATTGCCCCGCTTTGGGTCTCATTGGCGGTGGCCGATTGGGGTGTGAAACTGTCGCTGGCCATTGTCGCGCTGATCCCGTTCCGCATTCTGACCCGGTGGATGGTGGCACATCT from Rhodophyticola sp. CCM32 includes these protein-coding regions:
- a CDS encoding electron transfer flavoprotein-ubiquinone oxidoreductase, which codes for MAEFERESMEYDVVIVGAGPAGLSAAIRLKQLDADLNVVVLEKGSEVGAHILSGAVLDPAGLDRLIPDWRDKDAPINVPVRKDQFYMLGQGGAMRIPNFIMPRLMNNHGNYIVSMGNVCRWMAEQAEGLGVEIFPGMACSELVYDGAGGVKGVVAGEFGKNADGTPSDAYEPGMELHGKYVLLGEGVRGSLSKEVIAKYDLSEGRSPQKFGLGMKEIWEIDPDKHREGSVTHTMGWPLGSNAGGGSFIYHLENNQVYVGFVVHLNYENPYLSPYMEFQRFKHHPMVAELLEGGKRIAYGARAISEGGWQSMPKAAFPGGALLGCSVGLVNVPRIKGNHNAMLSGIAVAEAAHAAIAEGRAGDTLEAYESELRSGPIAKDLKRVRNVKPLWSRFGLTGGLFLGGMDMWVANITGVTLLGTLRHHKTDAEHTGKAADYQPIAYPKPDGVLSFDRLTNVSFSMTNHEESQPPHLHLADPSIPISVNLPDYAEPAQRYCPAGVYEVVEEGGKDPRFVINFQNCVHCKTCDIKDPSQNINWTVPQGGDGPNYPNM
- a CDS encoding TrmO family methyltransferase domain-containing protein, coding for MAGTALGIDAIDAFDGTPVLDIKPWIASVDMPPGWHPDA
- the smpB gene encoding SsrA-binding protein SmpB, which translates into the protein MAQTKSDPNYKVIAENRRARYDYAIEDDLEVGIILEGSEVKSLRAGGSNIAESYAAVEEGELWLVNSYIAPYLQAKTFGHEERRRRKLLASRKEVSKLWNATQREGMTLVPLVMYFNHRGLVKMKIGIAKGKKNHDKRASEAKRDWQRQKARLLREG
- the sseA gene encoding 3-mercaptopyruvate sulfurtransferase, with amino-acid sequence MSADDPKTLVSTGWLASHLNDPDLRVIDASYYLPDMGRDAMAEYHADHIPGARFFDIDEISDHRSALPHMAPPVEKFMSRMRAMGVGDGHQVVVYDGAGLFSAARVWWLFRLMGKSDIAVLDGGFPKWQAEGRETEDMPPVLRDRHMTVQRQAHLVKDVTQVASASKLGDWQVVDARAPSRFKGAEPEARPGLRAGHIPGSLNVHYATLLNADGTMKPKAALKAAFEDAGVDLGKRVITTCGSGVTAAILMLALERLGHRDAALYDGSWAEWGQFDQLKVATG
- a CDS encoding GNAT family N-acetyltransferase gives rise to the protein MSLLKAGTSLPYTITYLEMRQPPGAAAPVLPEDTRLEQAISPPVWYFLALYDAVGRAYEWQDKHREDPETLRAFVQHPQVELRTLLKDGWPQGFFQLDFRKPGVCDLAYFGMVPEAVGKGLGGLLLKTAIAIGWAGAGVEKMTVNTCTLDHPRALGLYQSAGFVPVRTVERTCILTRDRDPSRFPV
- a CDS encoding amino acid aminotransferase gives rise to the protein MFDSLTPPETDKILRLMAMFADDDRPGKIDLGVGVYRTPDGRTPVMAAVKQAEERIWNSQDTKTYLGLAGDPGFLAAMRRLILDDAVPAARVAALATPGGTGAVRQVLELTKRLNPEATIWISTPTWANHPSIIDYLGLSRRDYRYYDAATGTLDREGMLADLAAAKPGDLVLLHGCCHNPTGVDLTMEDWQAIGAVLQKTGAIPFIDIAYMGFAEGLEADARGTRYLAGLLPEMLIATSCSKNFGLYRDRVGSVLAISANETSQSAVQAVLAYLNRQNYAFPPDHGARVVQTILDDPALRDIWRDELRRMRDGMNTARLALAEALRGAAGSDRFGFLAAHRGMFSLIGATPDQVETLREDHAIYLVGDGRMNIAGLAPDTIPQVAGALVKTLT
- a CDS encoding queuosine precursor transporter; this encodes MTRTYLPGVIAMAAIVVASNILVQFLFGQWLTWGAFTYPLAFLVTDIMNRVYGVSAARRVVFTGFLVGVACSLIGTQIIGEFGPLVTLRIAIGSGIAFLTAQLLDVAIFDRMRGGTWWKAPVTSTIIGSSVDTALFFTIAFSGVLTFLEPANDVSWAAETLPLLGVGPIAPLWVSLAVADWGVKLSLAIVALIPFRILTRWMVAHLA